A portion of the Macadamia integrifolia cultivar HAES 741 unplaced genomic scaffold, SCU_Mint_v3 scaffold3001, whole genome shotgun sequence genome contains these proteins:
- the LOC122067609 gene encoding uncharacterized protein LOC122067609 isoform X2: MAMRDYATGKTAMRDLICTTLGRRGGRGVQKKYEKLQDIVNESRVILMDLQWRYMLDENDDEVREWFDKIKALHYEADDVLDELSYEAMRIIQMEEKEEIQKYYCMSMTTTTTRKVRLR, encoded by the exons atggcTATGAGAGATTATGCAACTG GAAAAACGGCTATGAGAGACTTGATCTGTACTACTCTGGGACGACGAGGAGGACGAGGTGTtcaaaagaaatatgagaagcTTCAGGATATTGTAAACGAGAGCAGAGTGATACTTATGGATCTACAATGGCGGTATATgctggatgaaaatgatgatgaagTAAGGGAGTGGTTTGACAAGATTAAAGCATTACATTATGAAGCAGATGATGTGTTAGACGAGTTGTCATATGAAGCCATGAGAATTATTCAAAtggaggagaaagaggagatCCAAAAGTACTATTGCATGAGCatgaccaccaccaccaccagaaaG
- the LOC122067609 gene encoding uncharacterized protein LOC122067609 isoform X1, producing the protein MAMRDYATGKTAMRDLICTTLGRRGGRGVQKKYEKLQDIVNESRVILMDLQWRYMLDENDDEVREWFDKIKALHYEADDVLDELSYEAMRIIQMEEKEEIQKYYCMSMTTTTTRKFMRINIYTSTVM; encoded by the exons atggcTATGAGAGATTATGCAACTG GAAAAACGGCTATGAGAGACTTGATCTGTACTACTCTGGGACGACGAGGAGGACGAGGTGTtcaaaagaaatatgagaagcTTCAGGATATTGTAAACGAGAGCAGAGTGATACTTATGGATCTACAATGGCGGTATATgctggatgaaaatgatgatgaagTAAGGGAGTGGTTTGACAAGATTAAAGCATTACATTATGAAGCAGATGATGTGTTAGACGAGTTGTCATATGAAGCCATGAGAATTATTCAAAtggaggagaaagaggagatCCAAAAGTACTATTGCATGAGCatgaccaccaccaccaccagaaaG